A region from the Candidatus Limnocylindrales bacterium genome encodes:
- a CDS encoding porin, with amino-acid sequence MNRKCVRAAGAVAAAIVVAAAAATAQAAVEYVRICSVYGAGFHYHPGFDVCLNVATNDARVPTERGTWRWRVPNNPREWVSGAKKACKGKLIEVGEFSSANLALNVYGRYQGASGLPLALEPGQYVSSVIYQGGFTGVGRGNFCLFWHYYDPTIVNDVPIGDQYTPIGCIDTFSMAGTPLTAAFVPDTPLPPATTEPVTIVAANGDLWSAPEPDDIGGALTASVCVQKAKQ; translated from the coding sequence ATGAACAGGAAATGTGTTCGCGCCGCCGGCGCGGTCGCCGCGGCGATCGTCGTCGCAGCCGCGGCGGCCACGGCACAGGCCGCCGTCGAGTATGTCAGAATCTGCAGCGTCTACGGCGCAGGGTTCCACTACCACCCGGGCTTCGACGTGTGTCTGAACGTCGCCACCAACGACGCCCGCGTGCCAACCGAGCGCGGCACCTGGCGCTGGCGCGTACCGAACAATCCGCGCGAATGGGTGAGCGGGGCGAAGAAGGCGTGCAAGGGCAAGCTGATCGAAGTGGGCGAATTTTCGAGCGCCAATCTCGCGCTCAACGTGTACGGGCGGTATCAAGGCGCCAGCGGGCTGCCGCTCGCTCTCGAGCCGGGACAGTACGTTTCCTCGGTGATCTACCAGGGTGGCTTCACCGGCGTCGGCCGCGGCAACTTCTGTCTGTTCTGGCACTACTACGATCCGACAATCGTCAATGACGTGCCGATCGGCGATCAATACACTCCCATCGGCTGCATCGACACGTTCTCGATGGCCGGCACTCCGCTGACGGCCGCGTTCGTGCCGGACACGCCGCTTCCGCCGGCGACCACCGAGCCGGTCACGATCGTGGCTGCCAACGGCGACCTGTGGAGCGCCCCCGAGCCCGACGACATCGGCGGCGCGCTTACCGCGTCGGTCTGCGTGCAGAAGGCCAAGCAGTGA
- a CDS encoding MaoC family dehydratase: MAVIHKKTGNFLEDFRVGSLLRHKGGKTVTEGLFNAFTEFNMTTNPLHKNREYARLYGYKDMICHPGLVMAIVFSQTVEDISENARANLEYINMRFGAPVYPGDTLEAETVILGVTPSTKNPDLGVVHVASVGRKQTGDVVIAYERKVQVWRDDKNAVIKEATIDQKPQVECEPWLPPYDPGRGYKAKAHLSNDDTYFEDFRAGDTIEHSRGRTVTDEHIALTAQLDNTSQVHCNQVLIDQDPEKYIGGRLIIFGGIPFNFCMGVSSPDISDNALADILYPTGRHVGPLFAGDTVFAATDIRETRDHPRRPDLGVLAVTLRGHKFRKPKDGETGLQKVDIFVLEREIAVKRRSHYA; this comes from the coding sequence GTGGCTGTCATCCACAAGAAGACCGGCAATTTTCTCGAGGACTTTCGGGTTGGCTCGCTGCTTCGCCACAAGGGCGGCAAGACGGTGACGGAGGGTCTGTTCAACGCCTTCACCGAATTCAACATGACGACCAATCCGCTGCACAAGAACCGCGAGTACGCGCGCCTGTACGGCTACAAGGACATGATCTGTCATCCCGGGCTGGTGATGGCCATCGTCTTCTCGCAGACGGTCGAGGACATCTCGGAGAACGCCCGCGCCAACCTCGAATACATCAACATGCGCTTCGGCGCGCCCGTCTACCCCGGCGACACGCTGGAAGCCGAAACCGTCATCCTCGGCGTTACGCCGTCGACCAAGAATCCCGACCTCGGCGTGGTGCACGTCGCCAGCGTGGGGCGCAAGCAGACCGGCGACGTCGTCATCGCCTACGAGCGCAAGGTGCAGGTGTGGCGTGACGACAAGAACGCGGTCATCAAGGAAGCCACCATCGACCAGAAGCCGCAGGTCGAGTGCGAGCCGTGGCTGCCGCCGTATGATCCCGGCCGCGGCTACAAGGCCAAGGCGCACCTTTCCAACGACGACACCTACTTCGAGGACTTCCGCGCCGGCGACACCATCGAGCACTCGCGCGGTCGCACCGTGACCGACGAGCACATCGCGCTGACGGCGCAGCTCGACAACACCTCGCAGGTGCACTGCAACCAGGTCCTCATCGATCAGGATCCCGAGAAGTACATCGGCGGGCGCCTGATCATCTTCGGAGGCATTCCGTTCAACTTCTGCATGGGCGTCTCCAGCCCCGACATCAGCGACAACGCGTTGGCCGACATCCTCTATCCGACCGGACGGCACGTGGGGCCGCTGTTCGCCGGCGACACCGTCTTCGCCGCCACGGATATCCGCGAGACCCGTGATCATCCGCGCCGGCCCGATCTCGGTGTGCTGGCGGTGACGCTGCGCGGGCACAAGTTCCGCAAGCCCAAGGACGGGGAGACGGGGCTGCAGAAGGTGGACATCTTCGTGCTCGAGCGCGAGATCGCGGTGAAGCGGCGCTCGCATTACGCCTGA